The following is a genomic window from Akkermansiaceae bacterium.
GTCACGTTGCGCACGTCGATGTTGTTGCTCCTGTAGATCCGCATCAGAGACGGGCGTTTGTCCTCCCCTCCGAGCATGGTTTTGAGCAGCTTGCCGCGACCATTGATGGTGCCGCCGCCGTCGATCCTGAGTCCGTCGGCGCGGTCCGCGTAGAGCAGGCAGCGGCGGTTCCAGCGCACGCCGATGCTTTCCGCCTCGCTGTAGGGAAGGATCTCCGGGTAGCCCTTGGGGTCCGTGCTTCCCTGCAGGGTGGCGTCGGGTGCGACGTACAAGGTCATGTCGCCCTTGAGCTTCAGCATCCGGGAGGTGAATTTTCCACCGCGGAGCAACACACTACCACCTTTCGGGCATGCCTGGATCGCCTTTTGGATCGCCTCCGTGTCGTCCGTTTCGCCGTCGCCCTTGGCTCCGAACTTCCGCACATCCATGACCGGCTCGGGCGGCGGGGCAATCTTGACGGTCGGGATTGGACCGGCACCGGTGACGGGCTTGGTTTTCGCCTGGGCACTGGCGGTGGACAAAACGGCGGCCAGAGCAAGCAGGGCGGAGGTGATAATCTGTTGGTGTGGTTTCATCATGTGGAAAAGTGATTGTTGTGTGGGATGAGTAACCGAAACGGTGCAGCCCGATGTCAATGAAGACGCAACCCGGGCGCGGGATCTTTCATCCGGTTCCAGCCAGCGAAGAGCGCAAAGCATGATGAGCCCATGGTTCAGCGCCGCACAAGCCAGCCAGAATGCCGCCTCCAGAAAACCTCCCATTTACAACGAAAAACAACAAAAATCGGGAGGTTGTCCATATTTGAAACAAACCCGGGGTTTTCGCATTTTACCATTCGCCAAATCCCGTCCGATTTCATAAGTAAGGATTCGTTTGGACTCCTTCCTTGAAGAGCTGCCTGACGGGTCCTCATTTCCCATTCCAACCATCCCAATAGGGCACTATGAAAAAACTCCCTCTACTCGCCACCGCCGCAACGCTCGCCTGTCTAACTGCTTCACTGCACGCAGCGACTGTTTACCGCATAAACTCGGGCGCTGGTTCTGGGCAATACTGGAACCAGGCCGCCAACTGGAATGACAGTGGCAATCCGGCGGCTAGTGGAAAAGACTACGTCGTTGCCAATGGGCAGAACCTGCGTGCAAGTGGCGAATTTGCTGGAGATTCCCTGACCTTTACCAACGGAGGCTCTTTGGGGATTTTTAACGCCGTGACAGTTGACAATCTCAGCATGACAGGATCCGGCAATAACTACATTGTCCACAACGCATTAACCATCTCTCTCAGCAATAAAAGCGGCGGCACATCTTCTTTCGACATCTCCTCCGACTCACTCACCTTCAACACGGGTGCGGTATCCAACCGGACCCTCACCATCAACCAAGCCATCAGCGGCACTGCCAAGTTGATCTCCAGAGTCGGATACAAATTTAACAGTACGAAAACAGACAACACCAACAAGACCGTCTTTGCCTCTGCCTCAAATACCTGGAGTGGTGACATTGAACTCCAAAACGGCACCTTCGACTTTACCCACGGCATCTCTGCCCAGACCCTCACGCTGAACGGCGATGCTTCCGAGATCGGTGGTCTGAGTGAGGGATACAGCACCGCCCGCTTTTTCATCAACGATGGAGAGAGCTACACCTTCACCTCGATCACCACGGGAACCCACAGCCTCGACTTGGGCACCTACTCTGTAGATGACCTCAACTCCTGGCTCAGCGGCAATGGCGAATCCGACAAGGCGCTCTTTGAAGCCGTTGGCGGAGCCAGCGGCCTCATCATCGTCGCCGTGCCCGAGCCATCCTCCGCCGCCCTGCTCGGCCTCGGTGGTCTTGCCCTGATCCTCCGCCGCCGTAGAAAATAAGCGGGGAAATCCCGACATCTTTCCATCATCAGCGGGAGGCTTCACGGCCCCCCGCTTTTTCATCCATAGTCGAAGCAAAAAACATCACCCCGCCCCCATCGACTGATGGTTATGTTGCCTTCTCACTAGCTGTTTGATCAATCCCACCACGCTCAACCATTGCGCACCTGGGCCTGGAGGCCGGGCGCATCCGAACATGACCCAACTGCACCATGCATACCCGCCCAACCGTCCCTCGTCCGCTTGCCACCCTGGTCGGTGTCCTGCTCACAGCCACCATCGTCACCGCCGCCCTGCCGCCCAGCGCCGATGAGGTGATGAACATCACCAGAAAAGTCGCCGACTGGCAGATCCGGACGTTCGACGACCAGGGGAAATTCCGTGCCTTGCCGACGAAGCCTCAAAAATGGCAGAACCGCGAAAAACGCCATGACCTGACCTGGCACAACGGCGCGCTGTATGCCGGCATGTTCCGGTGGAGCCTGATCGCCGGGGACGCGAAATACAAGGATTGGCTGATCGAAATCGGCGACCGCCATGGCTGGAAACTCCACGAACGCCCCTATCACGCCGACGACCACACCGTCGGGCAGTTCTACCTCGACCTCTACCAGCAGACGCGCGAGCCGAAAATGTTAGAACCGACAAAAAAACACTTCGACTGGATTCTCGCGAACCCTCAGAGCGGCACGCTTGACATGAAGGAGAACGGCAGGGAGGCGCACAAGCGCTGGGGCTGGAGTGACGCCTTGTTCATGGCTCCTCCGGTGTGGGCGAGACTGGCCAGGGTCACCGGCGAGAAAAAGTATCTCGACTTCATGGACCGCGAATACCGCGCCACCCATGAGCTGCTGTGGGACAAGGAGAAACACTTCTTCCTGAGGGACTCCACCTACTTCGAACAGCGGGAAACAAACGGCGAGAAAATCTTCTGGTCGCGTGGAAACGGCTGGGTGTTCGGCGGACTCGCTCTGATGATCCCGGACCTGCCCACCGACTGGGAAAAGCGCCGCTTTTACACCGATCTCTTTACCCAGATGGCGGCGGCCCTCAAGAAACACCAGCGTGCAGACGGTACTTGGTCGATGGGACTGTTAGGAGGCGGGGAGGCCTACCCTGTCAAAGAGACCAGCGGCACCGCCTTTTTTGTGTTCGGCCTGGCCTGGGGTGTGAACCACGGCCTGCTGGATCGTGATACCTACACACCGGTTATCCTCAAGGGCTGGCGTGCATTGACCGATTGCGTGACGGAGGACGGCATGCTGGGATACGTGCAGCCGGTGGGTGCCGCGCCGGGGGACTCCTTCCCCGACTTCACCGAGGTTTACGGCAGCGGCGCCTTCCTCGCGGCAGGAGCCGAAATGGTGGACTTTCTCCGCAAAACACCGCGCCGCCCCTGAGCTGCCCGTGTGACGGCGGCAAGGGCGGCAAGGGCGGCAAGGGCGGCAAGGGCGGCAAGGGCGGCAAGGGCGGCAAGGGCGGCAAGGGCGGCAAGGGCGGCAAGGGCGGCAAGGGCGGCAAGGGCGGCATGTGGCGGGCTATGGAGCGCCCCGACATGTTCGGGGCATCTCCCTGTCGAGCGTCATGTTGGCCCACCTGCACTGTGGCGGGAGTCTCCGCTCGACAAGCAAGCTGCGGGCTGCAAGCCCGCACTCCATAGCGGAGGAGCGTGTGCTCCTTAGCCTTTACGGCGGCGGAGTATCAGCGCGAGTCCCCCAAGGCCGAGCAGGGCTGCGGAGGATGGCTCCGGGACGGCGCGAATCGCAATGGCATCTGCAAGCACATATTCTGAACCCGAAGTGTTGTCCACGTCATTAAGTACGACGGTCAGTGTGCCATCGGTCACTACTGCTGTGGCCGTCAGCATGCTAAATACGACATTCTCAGTGCCATCGCTAAGTGTTGGGCCAGCTGGAAGCGAAGGGTGACCCGGACTCAGTTCCTGGTTTACCACAATCGTACTCCCCCCCTGAACTTTGAAAGGCGCTGTTTTAGTCCGGTTCGTTGTACCATACCATGCTCCGGCCACTTCATAAGTGCCATTCGTCAAACCGAGGAACGTCCATGTCGCCGTCCAGTCCACAGCTGCAGTTGCGCTAAACTTCTGTGTATCAGCAAAAGCTTGAGTAGGCGTTGTCTGCGTCGTGGCTCCTGCGGACGTTATGGCGAATGTGCCACTGGCGTCATCAGTGTAGGAGTCGTCAATGACGGTCCATCCGGAGATGACTGTGGTTGCCGAGGCGAGCGAGACAGATAACGAGAAAGTGGCCATCGTGGCCCACTTTTGATACAGTGGAGTTTTTAATTTCATAACGTTTCTTGATTCCTTTTTAAGGGCACCTCTAAAAACCCCTGCGCGCTCATTTAACCTTTCCTAACAAAGGCAATGCAGCGAAACTCCCTGCATGAGCAACTACCGGAAGCAAGACAAGGGAGGCAACCTGTTCTCGGCCATCGAACACCAGCAGGCGGTGGCGAAACGTGAAATCGGCATCCTGAAGCTGCGCGATATCATTGACTGGGAAGGGTTCCGCCCGCTACTTGAGGAACTCTGCGGCTACGCCAACCGTGACTGGAACAAGGGAGGCCGCCCCCCTTTCGACCCCGTGTTCATGCTCAAAGTGCTCATCCTCCAGAAATACCACGGCCTCAGCGATGACGCCACCGAGGAACAGATCGGCGACCGCCTGAGCTTCCTGCACTTCCTTGGCCTTCAGTTGGGCGACGACTACCCCGATGCCAAGACCATCTGGGTCTTCAAGGAACGTATCGAGGAAAACA
Proteins encoded in this region:
- a CDS encoding PEP-CTERM sorting domain-containing protein (PEP-CTERM proteins occur, often in large numbers, in the proteomes of bacteria that also encode an exosortase, a predicted intramembrane cysteine proteinase. The presence of a PEP-CTERM domain at a protein's C-terminus predicts cleavage within the sorting domain, followed by covalent anchoring to some some component of the (usually Gram-negative) cell surface. Many PEP-CTERM proteins exhibit an unusual sequence composition that includes large numbers of potential glycosylation sites. Expression of one such protein has been shown restore the ability of a bacterium to form floc, a type of biofilm.), encoding MKLKTPLYQKWATMATFSLSVSLASATTVISGWTVIDDSYTDDASGTFAITSAGATTQTTPTQAFADTQKFSATAAVDWTATWTFLGLTNGTYEVAGAWYGTTNRTKTAPFKVQGGSTIVVNQELSPGHPSLPAGPTLSDGTENVVFSMLTATAVVTDGTLTVVLNDVDNTSGSEYVLADAIAIRAVPEPSSAALLGLGGLALILRRRKG
- a CDS encoding glycoside hydrolase family 88 protein; translation: MHTRPTVPRPLATLVGVLLTATIVTAALPPSADEVMNITRKVADWQIRTFDDQGKFRALPTKPQKWQNREKRHDLTWHNGALYAGMFRWSLIAGDAKYKDWLIEIGDRHGWKLHERPYHADDHTVGQFYLDLYQQTREPKMLEPTKKHFDWILANPQSGTLDMKENGREAHKRWGWSDALFMAPPVWARLARVTGEKKYLDFMDREYRATHELLWDKEKHFFLRDSTYFEQRETNGEKIFWSRGNGWVFGGLALMIPDLPTDWEKRRFYTDLFTQMAAALKKHQRADGTWSMGLLGGGEAYPVKETSGTAFFVFGLAWGVNHGLLDRDTYTPVILKGWRALTDCVTEDGMLGYVQPVGAAPGDSFPDFTEVYGSGAFLAAGAEMVDFLRKTPRRP
- a CDS encoding PEP-CTERM sorting domain-containing protein (PEP-CTERM proteins occur, often in large numbers, in the proteomes of bacteria that also encode an exosortase, a predicted intramembrane cysteine proteinase. The presence of a PEP-CTERM domain at a protein's C-terminus predicts cleavage within the sorting domain, followed by covalent anchoring to some some component of the (usually Gram-negative) cell surface. Many PEP-CTERM proteins exhibit an unusual sequence composition that includes large numbers of potential glycosylation sites. Expression of one such protein has been shown restore the ability of a bacterium to form floc, a type of biofilm.); the encoded protein is MKKLPLLATAATLACLTASLHAATVYRINSGAGSGQYWNQAANWNDSGNPAASGKDYVVANGQNLRASGEFAGDSLTFTNGGSLGIFNAVTVDNLSMTGSGNNYIVHNALTISLSNKSGGTSSFDISSDSLTFNTGAVSNRTLTINQAISGTAKLISRVGYKFNSTKTDNTNKTVFASASNTWSGDIELQNGTFDFTHGISAQTLTLNGDASEIGGLSEGYSTARFFINDGESYTFTSITTGTHSLDLGTYSVDDLNSWLSGNGESDKALFEAVGGASGLIIVAVPEPSSAALLGLGGLALILRRRRK